From one Bombus affinis isolate iyBomAffi1 chromosome 9, iyBomAffi1.2, whole genome shotgun sequence genomic stretch:
- the LOC126920211 gene encoding trafficking protein particle complex subunit 4 — protein MVIYGVYIVSKSGGLIFNHDHNVPRIENERTFNFPLDIKLNYENKKIVVSFGQKDGINVGHVLTAVNGSPVIGRELENGKDVFELLEQPENFPMSLKFSRARMTTNEKIFLASMFYPLFAIASQLSPEPRCSGIEILEADTFRLHCYQTLTGIKFIVVAEPTQSGIEILLKRVYELYADYALKNPFYSLEMPIRCELFETNLQSLLENVEKSGASNV, from the exons ATGGTTATTTATGGTGTTTATATCGTATCAAAATCGGGTGGACTAATATTTAATCACGATCACAATGTTCCACGAATTGAAAATGAAAGGACATTTAATTTTCCTCTTGATATAAAGTTAAATTACGAAAATAAGAAGATTGTCGTTTCATTTGGGCAAAAAGATGGAATTAATG TGGGTCATGTTTTAACCGCAGTAAATGGTAGTCCTGTAATAGGTCGCGAATTGGAGAATGGGAAAGATGTGTTTGAATTACTAGAACAACCAGAGAATTTTCCTATGTCGCTTAAATTCAGTCGAGCGAGGATGACAACCaatgaaaaaatttttttaGCATCAATGTTTTATCCTTTATTTGCAATTGCTAGTCAATTAAGTCCTGAACCCCGTTGTTCTGGCATTGAAATTTTAGAAGCAGATACATTTAGATTACATTGCTACCAAACATTGACTGGAATTAAATTCATTGTGGTAGCAGAACCTACACAAAGTGGAATAGAAATTCTGTTGAAAAGAGTATATGAACTATATGCAGATTATGCTTTGAAAAATCCTTTTTATTCACTGGAAATGCCAATTAGATGTGAATTGTTTGAGACTAATTTACAAAGCTTATTAGAAAATGTTGAGAAGTCTGGTGCTAGCAACGTATAA
- the LOC126920205 gene encoding juvenile hormone epoxide hydrolase 1-like: MFKTAAVIALCTTGITIFLSSTEEHKVPTLPETNWGSKKNGKESTEIRPFKIDVPEKVLDDLKYRLTHRRTYAQPLEDVAWTYGISTKYLNTVLDYWRDKYNWTERQALLNKYPQFITTIQGLDIHFYHVKPTNLPKDKNLKVLPLLMLHGWPGSVVEFQKIIPILTKPWPNQNFVFEVIAPSLPGYGFSEGAVRPGMATSQMAVVFKNLMHRLGFEKFYVQGGDWGSLISANMAALFPEKITGLHTNMCVVLMSASNFAWSIIGSYFPSLVGVNEHYSLYYPFSTALSTLVEESGYLHIQATKPDTIGTALTASPDALAAYILEKFSTWTNKAYKGRDDGGLTEKYTLDELLDNIMIYWVSNSITTSVRLYAENFDSAYRALKVDQLPINVPTACAAFPQELLIQPKSLLKSRYPNIIQYNVMPRGGHFAAFEEPRLLADDIFSFVKKTEEPKAKSA, from the exons ATGTTCAAAACTGCAGCGGTAATAGCGCTTTGCACCACTGGAATAACTATCTTTTTATC TTCCACGGAAGAACATAAGGTTCCAACGTTGCCGGAGACAAACTGGGGAtcgaaaaaaaatggaaaagagTCTACAGAAATACGACCTTTCAAGATCGATGTACcagaaaaa GTCTTGGATGATTTAAAATATCGCCTGACACATAGAAGAACGTACGCTCAACCATTGGAAGATGTTGCATGGACTTACGGTATTTCGACTAAATATCTCAATACGGTACTTGATTATTGGAGAGATAAATATAACTGGACTGAAAGACAGGCGTTGCTAAACAAATATCCTCAGTTTATCACAACTATCCAAG GTTTGGATATACATTTCTATCATGTGAAACCAACAAATCTACCAAAGGATAAGAACTTAAAAGTTCTGCCTCTGCTAATGCTACACGGATGGCCGGGATCAGTTGTGGAATTCCAAAAAATTATACCCATACTAACAAAACCTTGGCCTAATCAAAACTTCGTGTTCGAAGTTATTGCACCGTCACTTCCGGGATACGGTTTCTCAGAAGGAGCGGTACGACCGGGCATGGCTACTAGTCAG ATGGCTGTAGTATTCAAGAATCTGATGCATAGACTTGGCTTTGAAAAGTTTTATGTCCAAGGAGGTGATTGGGGATCTCTTATTTCCGCTAACATGGCTGCTCTATTCCCCGAAAA AATAACTGGCTTACACACGAACATGTGTGTTGTCCTGATGTCAGCGTCTAATTTCGCTTGGTCAATTATTGGTAGCTATTTCCCATCTTTAGTAGGAGTAAATGAACATTATTCACTCTATTATCCCTTCAGTACAGCTTTGTCTACGCTAGTTGAAGAAAGTGGTTATTTACACATACAGGCTACAAAGCCAGACACTATAG GCACTGCATTAACTGCCTCGCCTGATGCATTAGCGGCATATATTTTGGAAAAGTTCAGCACATGGACAAATAAAGCATATAAAGGACGAGATGATGGTGGTTTAACAGAAAAATATACGTTAGACGAGCTGTTAgacaatataatgatatattgggTCAGTAACAGCATTACTACAAGTGTTAGACTTTATGCTGAGAACTTTGATTCAGCATATAGAGCTTTAAAAGTTGATCA aTTGCCCATAAATGTACCTACAGCTTGTGCAGCATTCCCGCAGGAACTATTAATTCAGCCTAAAAGTTTGCTTAAATCAAGATATCCTAACATAattcaatataatgttatgccaCGTGGTGGACACTTTGCAGCTTTTGAAGAACCTAGACTCCTAGCTGATGATATTTTCAGTTTTGTTAAAAAAACTGAGGAACCTAAGGCAAAATCTGCATAA
- the LOC126920201 gene encoding serine palmitoyltransferase 2: MATEAITRRKLNGQEQKISRNGLTFYEDTLSNGHAGLQTNGRVQFPENNTRAEPVKPRSKESFERIPFITAVLTHLGFCILMFLGFINQLLFIPKVAQERNREGYAALYEHFEEFYLRYVYRRVRDCWNRPICSVPGATVTLKDRITKDYGWTFQFTGTTSECINLGSYNYLGFAEANGKCADQSIETLKKFGCASCSSRLELGNMPIHEELEQLTARFLGVEDAIVFGMGFATNALNLPSLVSKGCLVLSDEKNHASLILGLRLSGATVRVFKHNNMKHLENCLKTAIVFGQPDSGEPWKKIVIVVEGVYSMEGSIVYLPEILQLKKKYKAYLYLDEAHSTGALGKRGRGVCDYYEIDPKEVDILMGTFTKSFGSAGGYIAGTKSLINHLRIYSHAHTYAVAMSPPIAQQIITSMKIITGEDGTDDGKRRTKQLARNTRYFRRRLNQIGVIIYGNEDSPVVPMLVYLFSKIGAVVRTLTTYNIAAVGVGFPATPLMEGRIRFCLSAAHTKQQLDYVLSHIESLADSLGLRYSRKIRDPAPIEYYSDGETE; the protein is encoded by the exons TTTCCAGAAAATAACACGAGGGCAGAGCCAGTGAAACCAAGATCAAAGGAGTCGTTCGAGAGGATACCGTTCATCACTGCTGTGTTAACGCACCTAGGGTTCTGTATTCTTATGTTTTTGGGTTTTATAAACCAATTGCTTTTCATCCCTAAAGTCGCACAAGAACGCAATAGAGAG GGTTATGCAGCACTGTACGAACATTTCGAAGAATTTTATCTTCGATACGTTTACAGAAGAGTGAGGGATTGTTGGAACAGGCCCATATGTTCTGTTCCAGGTGCGACAGTTACACTTAAGGATAGAATAACAAAAGATTATGGATGGACGTTTCA GTTTACAGGAACGACATCAGAATGTATAAATTTAGGATCGTATAATTACTTGGGCTTCGCGGAGGCAAATGGTAAATGTGCTGATCAAAGTATTGAAACTTTGAAGAAATTTGGCTGTGCTAGTTGCAGTAGTCGCCTCGAACTCG gAAACATGCCAATTCACGAAGAATTAGAGCAACTGACGGCTAGATTTTTGGGCGTGGAGGACGCCATTGTATTTGGAATGGGTTTTGCAACAAATGCTCTTAATTTGCCCTCGTTAGTAAGCAAAGGTTGTTTAGTACTAAGTGATGAAAAAAATCATGCTTCATTGATACTTGGGCTAAGGCTGTCCGGTGCTACTGTGAGAGTGTTTAAGCATAATA ACATGAAGCATctagaaaattgtttaaaaactGCAATAGTTTTTGGTCAACCAGATTCTGGAGAACCTTGGAAAAAAATAGTAATTGTAGTGGAAGGCGTTTATTCCATGGAAGGTTCTATTGTATATTTACCTGAGATTTTGCAACTCAAGAAGAAGTACAAA GCATATCTTTATTTGGATGAGGCTCATAGCACTGGTGCATTAGGTAAACGTGGAAGAGGAGTTTGCGATTATTATGAAATTGATCCAAAAGAGGTGGATATACTAATGGGTACTTTTACAAAAAGTTTTGGATCTGCTGGAGGTTATATTGCTGGAACAAAG TCATTAATAAACCATTTAAGGATATACAGTCACGCGCATACTTACGCAGTAGCCATGTCTCCACCGATAGCACAGCAAATCATAACTTCGATGAAAATAATTACCGGTGAAGATGGTACAGACGATGGAAAGAGAAGAACGAAACAATTAGCAAGAAATACTAGGTACTTTAGGCGCAGACTTAATCAAATTGGAGTTATTATTTATGGGAACGAAGACTCGCCTGTTGTACCTATGTTAGTTTACCTGTTTTCTAAAATAGG CGCAGTTGTACGAACGTTAACTACGTATAACATAGCTGCAGTAGGTGTTGGATTTCCAGCAACTCCATTAATGGAAGGCAGAATACGATTTTGTCTTTCTGCTGCACACACTAAACAACAACTAGATTAT GTATTGTCACATATTGAGAGTCTTGCAGATTCCTTGGGTTTAAGATATTCTCGTAAAATTCGCGATCCAGCGCCTATTGAATATTATTCCGATGGAGAGACCGAATGA
- the LOC126920214 gene encoding gem-associated protein 6-like yields MEENSHFSHKIYKNDPLLFKSYVGKEVNISTEDNNTISGIVYTVDPVSESIVLLQGCQQNNLKIVFGHAIKNIEISPNQLCELPQLFMNAPTSILRSTVEKRKSAVIKLLQENRFPVKEQNDILTIENVLSIKPPYEPADCICDNSIILGRIQNLLSRIQI; encoded by the exons ATGGAAGAGAATTCGCATTTTTCccataaaatttacaaaaatgatCCCTTATTATTTAAGAGTTACGTTGGTAAAGAAGTGAACATTTCAACTGAAGATAATAACACGATTTCTGGTATTGTTTATACGGTTGATCCAGTATCAGAAAG TATTGTACTTCTACAAGGCTGCcaacaaaataatttaaaaattgtatttggCCATGCGATAAAAAATATAGAGATCTCTCCAAACCAATTATGTGAATTACCACAATTGTTTATGAACGCGCCAACAAGTATTCTTCGATCAACAGTAGAGAAGCGAAAAAGCgctgtaataaaattattgcaagAAAATAGATTCCCCGTAAAAGAACAGAACGATATTTTAACAATAGAAAATGTACTTTCAATAAAACCACCGTATGAACCCGCTGATTGCATTTGCGATAATAGCATTATCTTGGGAAGAATTCAAAATCTTCTTTCCCGTATACAAATTTGA
- the LOC126920206 gene encoding guanine nucleotide exchange factor for Rab-3A-like, which produces MEQRKLAKSCDTLARLNKNEHKLFENQNHCIKPLPITFNEEDAEIINNKDSINDSTKLNHCNNSSKPLLCIKDSQNSQEREPPSPTTLQWGRAIAEVKEHAVAKLQDELKRAHEELKLKDEEVTRLSRIKQDVEAELEELTASLFQEAHNMVREANVRQATAERLLEESRMKAEVLAAEVAALKTLVLTSTPAKPNFHLHPQIDTKSRPNSEDTQQGLFARKHRRSPSHFNLKYGRESSPPDSPLKEQRSSLPSDRETLERDWKKDSEKEKDKECKDFGLEVDPRVHTEFLKWKANPCVDKGDPFVGRIFTEDIDLCLDFPNKELGSKVKQAVLDGIIFIEAISDKTKFTFPKKCVLLEAPRQCYYRMRFGDQENQWYSISQICRNRIIAVCDFLNYLRYIERGLVKSSVHDVYWEITRLRKEMAFARLGLALSS; this is translated from the exons ATGGAACAAAGAAAACTTGCAAAATCCTGTGACACTCTGGCAAGGTTGAACAAGAATGAACATAAATTGTTTGAAAATCAAAATCATTGTATCAAGCCATTACCTATTACATTTAATGAAGAAGATGCCGAAATAATAAACAACAAAGATTCCATTAATGATTCAACAAAACTCAACCATTGTAACAACTCCTCAAAACCATTATTATGTATAAAGGACTCTCAA AACTCTCAGGAAAGAGAACCACCCTCACCAACCACTCTACAATGGGGTAGAGCTATAGCAGAAGTAAAGGAACATGCtgtagcaaaattacaagatgaACTTAAGAGAGCACATGAGgaattaaaattgaaagatGAAGAAGTCACAAGACTTTCAAGAATTAAACAAGATGTTGAAGCTGAATTGGAGGAACTCACTGCCAGCCTCTTTCAA gaGGCACATAACATGGTACGAGAAGCAAATGTACGTCAAGCTACAGCAGAGCGCCTATTGGAGGAAAGTCGTATGAAAGCTGAAGTTTTGGCTGCAGAAGTAGCGGCTCTAAAAACGTTAGTGTTAACTTCGACGCCGGCTAAACCAAACTTCCATCTACATCCGCAGATCGATACGAAAAGTCGTCCAAACAGTGAAGATACTCAGCAAGGTCTTTTTGCAAGGAAACATCGAAG ATCACCGTCGCATTTCAATTTAAAATACGGTCGAGAGAGTTCTCCGCCGGATTCCCCACTGAAAGAACAAAGATCATCTTTACCTTCGGATCGAGAGACACTAGAAAGAGATTGGAAAAAAGATTCAGAAAAGGAGAAAGACAAAGAATGCAAAGACTTTGGCCTCGAAGTTGATCCTAGAGTACATACAGAGTTTCTTAAATGGAAAGCTAATCCATGTGTAGACAAAGGTGATCCTTTTGTTGGTAGAATCTTTACAGAAGACATCGATCTTTGCCTTGATTTCCCTAACAAAGAATTGGGTTCGAAAGTTAAACAAGCCGTTCTCGATGGCATCATCTTTATCGAAGCGATCAGCGACAAAACTAAATTCACTTTTCCAAA aAAATGTGTATTGCTTGAAGCACCGCGCCAATGTTATTATCGTATGAGATTCGGAGATCAAGAAAATCAGTGGTACAGCATATCACAAATTTGTCGCAATCGA attatAGCGGTCTGCGATTTTTTGAATTATTTACGTTACATTGAACGTGGCCTTGTTAAAAGCTCag TTCACGATGTTTACTGGGAAATTACTCGATTACGAAAGGAAATGGCATTTGCTCGTTTGGGCCTCGCACTATCGTCTTAA